The Sus scrofa isolate TJ Tabasco breed Duroc chromosome X, Sscrofa11.1, whole genome shotgun sequence genome has a segment encoding these proteins:
- the MUM1L1 gene encoding PWWP domain-containing protein MUM1L1 — protein sequence MEAEYVLCNWQDQLWPAKVLSRSEASSNSKRKKTFSLEVQILLLDEKIKVESTETKILNKSQVEAIVSSLAAESEASDPPREETAYGRALKAALDILNERTNLIQASSSDEEENPTLSQNALQKLSDSPPHKKYRKHEGDLPKCLEENENPPSLLVSSESDDSLSDDKSQVRAIIDAIPSEMETKSSQDFSWCQTFPSLSEDEEEKESKKKIDISAVMPLHSTIKEEDVCVKEEKFSPPLPLDYFTVPKALKEEAEDICPEAPAISSECSTFTENIEDPGEGPSNPCSGTSQNQPTVESETGACARPSSWECQVSLSASSRAMDYSLLLGNNERNLQRLDFEDLGEERQASDKSVHVSSIDASILDDNEEDEELPRFLFHYEPRSFETGMIVWFKYQKYPFWPAVVKSIRRKERKASVLFVEANMNPEKRGIRVPFRRLKKFDCKEKQALVDQAREEYSESIDWCISLICDYRVRIGCGSFAGSFLEYYAADISYPLRKVIKQDTFRNLFPKLQNENPTESMVVTSQTKKMSFQKILPDRMKSARDRANKNLVDFIVNAKGTESHLLAILKGTKGSRWLKSFLNANRFTPCIETYFEDEDQLDEVVKYLQEIYKQIDEKMLTLIRDDKIKFILEVLLPEAIICSISAVDGLDYKAAEAKYLKGPSLGYRERELFDAKIIFEKRRKPLTNEAR from the coding sequence ATGGAAGCCGAGTACGTCCTATGCAACTGGCAAGATCAGTTGTGGCCAgcaaaagttttgtccagatctGAGGCCTCATCAAAcagtaagagaaaaaagacattttccctcGAAGTTCAAATACTCTTActagatgaaaaaattaaagtggaaaGCACAGAAACAAAGATCCTAAATAAATCTCAAGTTGAAGCTATTGTCTCCTCACTAGCAGCAGAGTCAGAGGCCAGTGACCCACCTAGAGAGGAAACAGCCTATGGAAGGGCACTAAAAGCAGCACTGGATATTCTGAATGAGAGAACAAATCTGATTCAAGCTAGCAGTTCAGATGAAGAAGAGAACCCTACACTGTCTCAAAATGCACTACAAAAGCTTTCAGATTCGCCCCCTCATAAAAAGTATCGGAAGCACGAAGGAGACTTACCAAAGTgtcttgaagaaaatgaaaatccacCATCCCTGTTAGTATCGTCAGAGAGTGATGATTCCCTGAGTGATGATAAATCACAGGTGCGTGCAATCATTGATGCTATTCCAAGTGAAATGGAAACCAAGTCATCACAAGACTTCAGCTGGTGCCAGACTTTCCCATCACTTTCAGAagatgaagaggaaaaggaaagcaagaaaaagattGACATCTCTGCAGTCATGCCATTGCATTCTACCATCAAAGAGGAGGATGTATGTGTTAAAGAAGAAAAGTTCAGTCCACCTTTGCCATTGGATTACTTCACTGTGCCCAAAGCTTTGAAAGAAGAGGCAGAGGACATCTGCCCAGAAGCCCCGGCTATTTCCTCTGAATGCTCTACCTTCACAGAGAATATTGAAGATCCTGGAGAGGGTCCCTCGAATCCATGCTCAGGTACCAGCCAGAATCAACCTACCGTGGAATCAGAGACGGGTGCTTGCGCTCGACCTTCTTCATGGGAATGTCAGGTTTCACTGAGTGCCTCCAGCCGTGCCATGGATTATTCACTCCTTCTTGGGAATAATGAAAGAAATCTTCAGAGACTGGATTTTGAGGATCTTGGGGAAGAACGTCAAGCTTCTGACAAGTCAGTGCATGTAAGTTCCATTGATGCTTCCATATTAGATGACAACGAGGAAGATGAAGAACTTCCACGTTTCCTTTTTCATTATGAGCCACGTTCGTTTGAAACAGGAATGATCGTCTGgtttaaatatcaaaaatatcCATTTTGGCCAGCAGTGGTAAAAAGCATCAGGCGCAAAGAGAGAAAGGCAAGTGTGCTTTTTGTTGAGGCAAATATGAATCCTGAAAAGAGAGGCATTAGGGTGCCTTTTAGAAGATTAAAGAAATTTGATTGCAAAGAGAAACAAGCACTAGTGGATCAGGCCAGGGAGGAATACAGTGAAAGTATTGACTGGTGCATCTCGCTGATTTGTGACTACAGAGTTAGAATAGGTTGTGGTTCTTTTGCAGGCTCTTTCCTTGAGTATTATGCTGCTGACATCAGTTATCCACTTAGAAAAGTAATCAAGCAGGATACCTTCAGGAACTTATTTCCAAAGTTGCAAAATGAAAATCCTACGGAATCAATGGTTGTGACTTCCCAAACCAAGAAAATGTCCTTCCAGAAAATTCTTCCAGATCGAATGAAGTCTGCTCGGGACCGAGCCAACAAGAACCTGGTGGACTTCATTGTGAATGCAAAGGGAACAGAGAGCcatcttttagccattttaaaaggCACAAAAGGGTCCAGGTGGCTTAAATCATTTTTGAATGCAAATAGGTTCACGCCCTGTATTGAAACATACTTTGAGGATGAAGATCAGTTGGATGAGGTGGTGAAATATTTGCAAGAAATCTATaaacaaatagatgaaaaaatgctGACTCTGATCAGagatgataaaattaaatttatcctCGAAGTTCTTCTGCCAGAAGCAATCATTtgttcaatttctgctgttgatGGGTTAGATTACAAGGCAGCGGAAGCAAAGTATCTAAAAGGGCCATCTCTAGGatacagagaaagagaattaTTTGATGCAAAAATCATATTCGAAAAGAGACGGAAACCATTAACAAATGAGGCTCGTTAA